The genomic interval CAAATGGCAACTGACCCACGACGCACACAGCCATTTCGCTCTTGTGCTGACGTTCGAGCGTTTGGAGTTGCGTAAGCTTGATGAACCTAAGCTTGGGGCGATTTATGTTGATTTAGCAGGCGGTGCGGTTGCACATCGACGCAAGTTTGGTGGTGGCAAAGGTCAGGCGATTGCCAAAGCAGCGGGGCTCAACAAAGGGGCAACACCGACGGTTTTGGATGGCACGGCAGGGCTTGGGCGTGATGCGTTTGTCTTAGCCTCGCTTGGGTGCAAGGTGCAGATGGTGGAGCGCAACCCCGTTGTGGCCGCTTTGCTCGACGATGGCTTAACCAGAGCCAAACAAGATGATGAAATCGGTGCTTGGGTGAGTGAGCGTATGTCACTGCTGCACGCGTCAAGCCACGATGCGCTCGCGGCGTTAGCCAGCGATGCCGAATTTGTTCGTCCCGATGTGGTCTATCTGGACCCCATGTACCCGCATCCTGAAAACAAAAAGAAAACCGCCTTAGTGAAAAAAGAGATGCGCGTGTTTCAATCTTTGGTTGGGGCAGATACCGATGCCGATGCGCTGCTCACGCCTGCGTTAGCATTGGCGACTAAGCGTGTGGTGGTGAAGCGCCCTGACTATGCCGAGTGGCTCGATGGCGTTAAACCCAGCATGGCGATTGAGACCAAAAAGAACCGTTTTGACGTCTATGTCAACGCGTCGATGAGTTAAGCGTTTTTCCTTCGATCTCTTCCTTTCTTTTCTATTGCGCAGAAAGACTCACATTTCTGCGCTTGCCAATTTGCCGTACTCGCTGTATATCTAACTAAGAATTATTATTATTCAAATTATCGGTAATGTGCAGGCATGTTTGTGTTGGAGTCGTCGCATGACAAAACGCTTTTGTAAGATGGATAGAAGAGAGATCGCCAGTCAATTGGGTGAAATTCACCAGTTGGTTGCGGCGCCCAAATACCTTTGTCGCTCTTGTGCGCGTGCGTCTTCATCGAAAAGTTCGCTGTGTA from Vibrio vulnificus NBRC 15645 = ATCC 27562 carries:
- a CDS encoding class I SAM-dependent methyltransferase, giving the protein MQLQLICEDAALQPYLDAIASKWQLTHDAHSHFALVLTFERLELRKLDEPKLGAIYVDLAGGAVAHRRKFGGGKGQAIAKAAGLNKGATPTVLDGTAGLGRDAFVLASLGCKVQMVERNPVVAALLDDGLTRAKQDDEIGAWVSERMSLLHASSHDALAALASDAEFVRPDVVYLDPMYPHPENKKKTALVKKEMRVFQSLVGADTDADALLTPALALATKRVVVKRPDYAEWLDGVKPSMAIETKKNRFDVYVNASMS